In one window of Pseudomonas chlororaphis subsp. chlororaphis DNA:
- a CDS encoding MFS transporter: MSTPQPLSPAERYWQRNLAVCALGAFTTIVAMTLLLPFLPLYVEQLGVSDPAAIVQWSGVAFGATFLSAAITAPLWGRLGDRYGRKLMLIRASLGMAVAMSLIGLAENVWQLVLLRLLAGLLGGYASGATILVATQTPKARSGWALGVLSSGIMAGSLAGPLVGGLLPPLIGIRNTFFIAGAVIFVTFLATTFLLKEAPREPRPATQKGQAPDNSWASVQDKRPVLSMFAVACLLMFATMSIEPIITVYLQELRAENVTLMAGLVMSAAALGSIISASQLGKLADRIGHWRVLTVCLAAAALLLIPQALVSAPWQLVLLRFLMGLALGGLLPCISSIIRHSVPENIAGRMLGYSTSSQYVGQVLGPLAGGFLGGHLGMRTVFVGTCGVMALCALVTWWFGSLKRAVPLAGEAG; the protein is encoded by the coding sequence ATGTCCACCCCGCAGCCACTGTCTCCCGCCGAACGCTACTGGCAGCGCAACCTCGCGGTGTGCGCCCTGGGGGCGTTCACCACCATTGTCGCGATGACCCTGCTGCTGCCGTTCCTGCCGTTGTACGTCGAGCAACTGGGGGTCAGCGACCCGGCGGCCATCGTCCAGTGGTCCGGCGTGGCGTTTGGCGCGACCTTCCTGTCGGCGGCGATCACCGCGCCCTTGTGGGGCCGCCTGGGTGACCGCTATGGGCGCAAGCTGATGCTGATCCGTGCCAGCCTCGGCATGGCCGTGGCCATGTCGTTGATCGGCCTGGCGGAGAACGTCTGGCAGTTGGTGTTGCTGCGCCTGCTGGCGGGCTTGCTCGGCGGCTATGCCTCGGGGGCGACCATCCTGGTCGCCACGCAAACCCCCAAGGCGCGCTCCGGCTGGGCCCTGGGCGTGCTGTCTTCGGGGATCATGGCCGGCAGCCTGGCCGGGCCGCTGGTGGGTGGCCTGCTGCCGCCGTTGATCGGCATCCGCAACACCTTCTTCATCGCCGGGGCGGTGATCTTCGTGACCTTCCTGGCCACCACCTTTCTGCTGAAGGAGGCGCCGCGCGAGCCGCGCCCGGCCACGCAAAAGGGCCAGGCGCCGGACAACTCCTGGGCGTCGGTGCAGGACAAGAGGCCGGTGCTGAGTATGTTCGCGGTGGCCTGCCTGCTGATGTTCGCGACCATGTCCATCGAGCCGATCATCACCGTGTACCTGCAGGAACTGCGGGCGGAAAACGTCACCCTGATGGCGGGGCTGGTGATGTCCGCCGCGGCCCTGGGCAGCATTATTTCCGCGTCACAGTTGGGCAAACTGGCCGACCGTATCGGCCACTGGCGGGTGCTGACTGTGTGCCTGGCCGCCGCGGCCCTGCTGCTGATTCCCCAGGCGCTGGTCAGCGCGCCCTGGCAACTGGTGCTGCTGCGCTTTCTCATGGGCCTGGCGTTGGGCGGGCTGTTGCCTTGCATCTCCAGCATCATTCGCCATTCGGTGCCGGAAAACATCGCCGGGCGGATGCTCGGCTACTCGACCTCCAGCCAGTACGTCGGGCAGGTGCTCGGCCCCCTGGCCGGGGGCTTTCTCGGTGGGCACTTGGGCATGCGCACGGTGTTTGTCGGCACCTGCGGCGTCATGGCCTTGTGCGCCCTTGTCACCTGGTGGTTCGGTTCGCTGAAGCGGGCCGTGCCGCTGGCAGGTGAAGCGGGCTAG